Below is a genomic region from Raphanus sativus cultivar WK10039 chromosome 4, ASM80110v3, whole genome shotgun sequence.
aatattcttttataaCCTCGCAGATTTCATCGTGGCATTTCACGATTTTATCTTCATAAACGATCCGAGATTCGATATCTGAATCAGAACGAGAGCTTTCTTGTTCTTTAACCTTTGCTTTAAGTTCGGTTATAGCCTCTATATCAGTCAACCTAGTCTCCCCTGAACATGAACCGGCTTGATCTTCGGTTATCTCCAGCTTCACGTTTTCCGGTTTAAACTCCTCACTAGGAATAAACAGAATCACGGTTAAGCTTATACCAGGATGTTCCGCCATACGAACCGCAAACGCTAACGCCTCGCGATCATCACTCCCGCCAAAAAACAAAACCGTTATCACCAACGTGAAATCACTAGACGCGACACGTGTCGAACCACCAAGCCCACGATCAACCAGAATCGCGACAGAACACGGAGCTTCCTCCATAACCTTCTTGTTAATCAAACGGTACTCGTTCCTTGTCGTCTCCCACGTCCTGTCCAGCCTAACGTGCTTGTGAAACGGAAGAATCACCATAGCGGCGCGTTTGCGTTCAGCGCTTCGGCATATATCCTCATGAATAGTCGCCATCGCCGAGATCGCCGTCATCGGACGCACTGAGACACGGCTGAGTCTCTGGAAAGCCTCGAACGCGACCACCACCATGTCGGAAGAAGAAGTATTACCAGACTTGTCTTTGTTCCAGAAAGGGAGACCGTTTTTCCTGACCTTGTGTGCCATTAGTATAGCTGATGATCTCTCCGAAAGCTCCATGAGATGCATCGCGTAGACTTGTAGACTTTCTTTACGGTTCGTGCCTCGTGATGCTTCTATGAGGTTGACGATCGTTGGAATGTTCATTATGCTTTGGAAACAGAACATAAGACGAAGTGGTTTGTTGGTCTGGTTCGTTTCCTCTACCGTTCGGTTATTGTAATCACCTTTGGTTGAGGATTTACCCGGTTTGTAAACCGCTAAAACCAGAGGAGTCGTCATGAACGTGGTTATAATAGCCATTAGAACCATTATAGCAAAGATTTGATCATTCAAAACCTGCAAGAAACATAAAAATCAGGTAAAtgcataaatataataaaattttataaattaatattcgataaattgatacacacaaaaaattaataagtttatGAAGTTTCGAGTTAGGTCAATGCTTATATGATATCACAATCTCAACattgttaatttataaaaatatatatattcacaagTGGAATCTATGTACTTACCCCTCTGTCTTTACCAATGTTGAggacaatgagctcaacaagacCTTTCGTGTTCATCAAGAAACCGAGTGCTAATGACTCGTCAAGTGGAACCTTGCAGTAAAGAGAAACCGCAACCGTGCCGACGATTTTACCGAAACAAGcattaaaaataaccaaaaccaATAGTCCCCAAGACTGAGCTCCTTGTATAGTCGCCACATCTGTTTTCAAACCGCTTGAGACGAAGTAAAGCGGCAAGAAAAGACCTGACACGAGATCCTCAACTTTCTCAACCAGAGAACTCGCGAAGTTACCTTCTTTAGGGAAGATAACTCCTATCACAAACGCACCAAACAGCGCATGAATGCCAATAAGGTCCGTGACGAAGCTAGCAGCAAGAACAACACCTAACGTGAGACACACGTACTGTTCTTTAACCGGTTCTCCTTCGGGACAACGTTTTGCTATCCACTTCATCCCTGGCTGCACGGCAAAGATACAGAACAGGACAAAACCGCAACCCGCAAGAAACACCCAGAGAGACGTTAACGGAGAGCTCCCGTCGCCGGAGAGAGCCACCGCGAGAGCAAGTAGGATCCAAGCGGCAACATCATTAACCGCAGCGGCAGACAAAGCAATCTTACCAATATCAGttgtaagaagcttgatctcAGCGAGAATCCGAGCCAAAACGGGAAAAGCTGTGATGGAGAGGGCCACGCCCATGAAGACAAGGAAAGGAGCTTTGCTAACGCCATCAGCGATGGAGCTACGGAGAGCAAACGAAGTCCCGATGCCGAAGACGAAAGGGAGAGTGATTCCGGCTAGAGCGATGGAGAGAGCTTTCTTTCCCGTTCGCTTGAGGGATTTGGGATCGAGCTCGAGACCaacgaggaagaggaagaagaggagtcCTAGGTTTGCAAGTGTGTCTAATACGGTTAGACTCTTTGTTGGGAAAACAGTGCTGAGAAACTTTGAACTCTTCCCAAGAGCTGATGGTCCAAGTAATATTCCACCCTGAAACCCCAGTCACAATATGACAAACACACAAACttaattttacattattttttcaaaaaaaaaacaaactaaaattgAGTATTACTACTATTTGCCAGGTAATCATAAGAAAAGTATGCATTTATGATTAATCAATCTCAGGGAAATTTTAAGAAACATATCTTCCAACGTTAATGGGAACGTGTGGAAGTATAAAGAATATAAATGgatcatcatataaatataataatgtgTGTGTGATATACACTCAAAAGCTTAACGTGTCAGCTAAATTTGtggaagaaaataaatattctgaTGAAAATTCCTCGTAATATACGTCATTAAATATCATGGACGACTAATTCAAGCCTATGATTGGTGTTGACTCGCTAACAATAATGCTTATGTTCCAAAAGTCCATCAGTTTAGTAACATTCATCTCCAATGGCActcattttttctaaaatagagtaattctAATTCAGAGTAaattatagaggaaaaaatggaataataTTGGAGATCCTTTTACATATAAATGAATGATAGATCAAACTGGTAACCTATTTGAGTTTTAATCAGAACCCAAAAATGGATCGATAGTAAAGAAATAAGctgaaaagaataaagaaacGTTACCACTATCTCGGCGATGACACGTGGTTGCCGGAGAGGACGAAGGATAAAAGCAAGAACACGAGTGAGAAAAAGAACGATGCAGATCTGGAGTATCAGAAGAGGTAACGCGTAATGAAGAGGATTCTCTCCTTGAAAGACTCCGTTAGAGGTTGCTTTCATTGGTCCTGAACATGTTGTATCGTTTGTTCCCATATCTTTTAGGCCTGACAAAGTTTGTAACTATTACGAGTCAGTGTTCTTTCTTGCATTATATAGGAAACAAAGAAAGAGAATGTAAAACTAAGAAATctactataaaaaaaaacatattaaacttttttcacaaagaaagaaagagaaagtaGATCTAAGCTTGGGTCCGGCGAacggccggcgcgtgagcgtgCGTGCCGTCGCCGGAGCCCCTCCAGTTAATGCATAAGGTTGGTATACGCTTTCATCTCGTCCCCTCTCCTCTCCGCCTTGCTTGAGCTCTGGAAATAGCGCCCCCGCGGTGGTTCCAAAACTGGAGTAATGGCGCGGTTATGGAAGGTTGGTGCGGTGAAGTTTCGAGTACGGCGTGATGGTGTTTTGTCTCCGAGAGGCGGAGGCTCCGACAGCTTCGTCGCCGTCGGTTTTTGTGCCCGCGACGTGGAGGCTTCGTCAGATCCGTCGTCGTCGGTTTTTGTCGCCGGAGGGTTAGGGCTTCTTCAGTCTAGCGCTGTCGGTTTTAGTTGGTCCGGGTTTCGGTGGACCTTAAGGGAGGGCGTCGTTGGCCCGTCGGTAATTTTCTCGGTTCTCGGTTCGTGGGTTATAGAGACCACCGGTTGGTTTATCTGGATGAAGCTCTCGAGTGATGAGAAGATGCTCTCCGGTGAACGATGGTGAAGCTCTGAAGAAAGTTGGTGGTGCCGTCGGAGGCTAGTCAGTCTCATGAGCTCCGACGGGAAGAGGTGTGCGGTGGAGTAGGTCCGGCGACGGTTTCCAGGTGGTGTCGGTCGAGTTGAAACTACAGTGACGCGTGTCGTCCAGCCGGTCCAGATCCTTACACGCGTCCGGTTTCCTCGACGGTTCGACATGCGGAAATCGCCCGGTTTAGTCTGGTTTGATTTACAGACCCACCGGTTTAATCTTGGTTTGGCCCTTTGTTGTTTTGGTTGGGTTCCAGCTTCATGGgcttttgttgtttcttttagTTGTTGTAACTGGGCTTGAccctttttatttaatatcaaaatcttgacggaaaaaaaaaaaaaaactaagaaatcTACTATTAAGCAAAACGCATATTACGATGATTTATCGCCTAGAAAGTAGGAACAGATTAGATCACACGAGATATGGATAGATACAGAGGATGCGACACTCACGGATATTGAGATCTTCTTGATTATTCTTGAAAACAATAACCTGAGGAGAAGTGGGAGTGAGAGGGATGGAGTACATGGCCGTTACTAGGGTTCTTTATATAGCCTCCAGTCAAGAAAAATACTGACAACACCCCTAATTGCGCGGgaattatttacttttattatatatgtgtatatataaataaaacattatctAAACGGTAGGGTTGACAATTAACAaatgaagaaaacaaataaatgtaTTAGAATTCTTTGTAAAAGGTCTCAAGTGTTTCTGTCTCTCTTATCCCTGTCATTAATCACCTTCCTGTCGACGTAAAGTTGACCAAAAGCTTCTTGATCGAGTTTTACGTTGCTCTTAAGCACATAAGCAAGTCCGTATATCTCGTACATACACACAAATTATATATGACTAAACTCTCAAAGTATAATACCGACCACCATTTGTTAATCGGTGCCCTCTACTAAGTTAANNNNNNNNNNNNNNNNNNNNNNNNNNNNNNNNNNNNNNNNNNNNNNNNNNNNNNNNNNNNNNNNNNNNNNNNNNNNNNNNNNNNNNNNNNNNNNNNNNNNTTCATGGAGTGTTCAgggacgttcttatagaactcctttcactaagtattacttagtctatcctttacatgcattatatgcTTTATATGCGCTGCCTTTcgttcagtccatgaatagcttaggaacaaaactattctatgagaattttcttttctcatctttctgatactcttatcatttctttatccagtgatcaatcatgctgcttactacatttccgttttcttatatccagacctttatcactttcggatttgtagtagcatccaccacataggagtagatctccttataatctgttccttggtctttgtgagtatccttgtgtataAATAAGtcattccttgaatgctttaaataggaatatgaacaccttagtccatgtctcacgatttcttttcctttcccacacaggaCCCATTTTTCCTGGTTTTATCTtaatcagatggtgtttctatatatggccaatacacccatctcttattatagattctttgaatcttaaCTCCCCACAGTTtcttttagtctatgaatgcattcttgtattctcgtgggttctgatcctcgcttatatcttttaaactcaagtgctattttcttatgcatctttatcttgtgtatgtatgtgtcgacactgtcttttatagtgttccattgtgttccagacatgaactaatcgattggAGATTTCATTCTTAAGAAGAACCttattaccttgcagtttggcgtcccaaactacatggtctggtatcttagatgttcagctCTGCGCAACCTATCTAAATGTCTAGTCTGGTTTCTCTTATGACCTCAGATATGTCTtttatttgcacctttctttttatttccgaggttccttaatCTTATGGAACATgtttggtctatctttagactctatagcaacttgattatgtttctcttctaggacattaatttcgtggtgctttagctggtatgacttagtcattctttttcttttcttttcgggtctaatttgtctggcattcttttagctagctttgtatgatctttctttggacgtcttaaatcatatttttctggtcccgaggatcttgccaagacaaggatggttaataccattccatttctttatacttgtaccagcttatttctttctccccctgatgttggatagtcggatttaatcatgcaatccgtaaacctggccttaatctgatcacccatattttggctcaaggtttcttataaaatcgtgggagaaagcattctcatatccacatatattcccaatcttatcctCATTtttttatgaggttccatcctagacggcacatattattgtggtggtctatacataatct
It encodes:
- the LOC108831320 gene encoding cation/H(+) antiporter 17-like, encoding MGTNDTTCSGPMKATSNGVFQGENPLHYALPLLILQICIVLFLTRVLAFILRPLRQPRVIAEIVGGILLGPSALGKSSKFLSTVFPTKSLTVLDTLANLGLLFFLFLVGLELDPKSLKRTGKKALSIALAGITLPFVFGIGTSFALRSSIADGVSKAPFLVFMGVALSITAFPVLARILAEIKLLTTDIGKIALSAAAVNDVAAWILLALAVALSGDGSSPLTSLWVFLAGCGFVLFCIFAVQPGMKWIAKRCPEGEPVKEQYVCLTLGVVLAASFVTDLIGIHALFGAFVIGVIFPKEGNFASSLVEKVEDLVSGLFLPLYFVSSGLKTDVATIQGAQSWGLLVLVIFNACFGKIVGTVAVSLYCKVPLDESLALGFLMNTKGLVELIVLNIGKDRGVLNDQIFAIMVLMAIITTFMTTPLVLAVYKPGKSSTKGDYNNRTVEETNQTNKPLRLMFCFQSIMNIPTIVNLIEASRGTNRKESLQVYAMHLMELSERSSAILMAHKVRKNGLPFWNKDKSGNTSSSDMVVVAFEAFQRLSRVSVRPMTAISAMATIHEDICRSAERKRAAMVILPFHKHVRLDRTWETTRNEYRLINKKVMEEAPCSVAILVDRGLGGSTRVASSDFTLVITVLFFGGSDDREALAFAVRMAEHPGISLTVILFIPSEEFKPENVKLEITEDQAGSCSGETRLTDIEAITELKAKVKEQESSRSDSDIESRIVYEDKIVKCHDEICEVIKEYSKSNLFLVGKSPEGSVASGLNVVRSDTPELGPVGNLLTSSESVSTSASVLVVKQYVASRDSTAVGVLKNTTKGVLPVEGLESP